From one Luteolibacter sp. SL250 genomic stretch:
- a CDS encoding DUF1003 domain-containing protein, which yields MEKSASAGPSHHFRFHRSLANLAPVFGDDWFSLRAEGFARFFGTPKFLIGQTLFVSTWIVLNLTGVVRFDVYPFILLNLAFSLQAAYAAPLILLAQTRQADRDKAHADADARHREDLALATQQRQEQVAELSARMMELLKQNTELTAMTKAMSERIEILTVEMHGRLSGK from the coding sequence ATGGAAAAATCCGCTTCCGCCGGTCCGTCGCACCACTTCCGGTTCCACCGCTCGCTTGCGAATCTCGCTCCGGTGTTCGGGGATGACTGGTTCTCGTTGAGGGCGGAAGGCTTCGCCCGCTTCTTCGGCACGCCGAAGTTCCTGATCGGCCAGACGTTGTTCGTCAGCACGTGGATCGTCCTGAACCTGACGGGGGTGGTTCGGTTCGATGTCTATCCGTTCATCCTGCTGAATCTCGCGTTCAGCCTGCAGGCGGCGTATGCGGCTCCGCTGATCCTGCTGGCGCAGACGCGGCAGGCGGACCGGGACAAGGCGCACGCGGACGCGGATGCCCGCCACCGGGAGGATCTGGCGCTGGCCACCCAGCAGCGGCAGGAGCAGGTGGCGGAGCTGTCCGCGCGGATGATGGAGCTGCTGAAGCAGAATACCGAACTGACGGCGATGACGAAGGCGATGAGCGAACGGATCGAGATCCTGACCGTGGAGATGCACGGCCGGCTTTCCGGGAAGTGA